Proteins from a genomic interval of Homalodisca vitripennis isolate AUS2020 unplaced genomic scaffold, UT_GWSS_2.1 ScUCBcl_2155;HRSCAF=6629, whole genome shotgun sequence:
- the LOC124371887 gene encoding protein MCM10 homolog, producing the protein MDFENDLEELSKLFESDTLEEPANVHEPCDQPGTVHSKKVNKTPAKSIIEHPKFHTKSEIHNGDTDSSDDEDNKYTENQTYTEAGRTIKNVLKKQSNSSTNYFESPSWKTKKTTLASLSSSPPVLPKTAATKDIYSDPFFGIRIINPLVSSQVLQERMVGKTPVTFSKLVKHIQTGEKSSDWVLAGVIVSKFIKTSQKGNPYACWTLSDLREGLTTVSVFLFGKAYKELWKTSTHIVVGILNATLLDNKESSRDIAALSVLNPDQIMIWGQSKDLGVCKARKKNGEPCTSFVNKNQCEFCVYHVKQEYRKFTGRAELQASWGGGLNELKNKVLGKNEVFYGGKSFTAVKSKPNRKQIAKDKTRLSQLFNKCESRFGPESLPMAKPSSQVQSARVQLMKDAERLQKLTGSPATRSALTLE; encoded by the exons A TGGATTTTGAAAATGATTTGGAGGAGCTGTCAAAACTTTTTGAGTCTGATACGTTGGAAGAGCCGGCCAACGTGCATGAACCATGTGACCAGCCTGGCACGGTTCATTCCAAAAAAGTCAATAAAACTCCAGCAAAATCTATTATTGAACATCCTAAATTCCACACAAAGAGTGAGATTCACAATGGCGATACAGATTCTTCAGACGATGAGGACAACAAGTATACTGAAAACCAAACCTATACTGAAGCAGGCCGGACTATTAAAAATGTGCTGAAAAAGCAGTCAAATTCTTCTACTAACTATTTTGAAAGTCCATCGTGGAAGACAAAGAAGACAACATTGGCTTCTTTGAGTTCAAGCCCACCAGTGCTACCAAAGACTGCTGCTACTAAGGACATTTATAGTGATCCTTTCTTTGGAATTCGAATcat AAATCCCTTGGTATCGTCTCAGGTTCTACAGGAGAGAATGGTCGGCAAAACTCCTGTCACATTCAGTAAGCTAGTGAAACACATCCAAACCGGTGAGAAATCCAGCGACTGGGTGCTCGCCGGCGTTATTGTGTCTAAATTCATCAAAACCTCTCAAAAG GGCAACCCTTATGCTTGCTGGACGCTTAGCGATTTAAGGGAGGGACTCACCACTGTGTCTGTCTTCCTCTTTGGTAAAGCGTACAAAGAGCTGTGGAAGACCAGTACACACATCGTAGTTGGGATTCTGAATGCAACTCTGCTTGATAATAAAGA GAGCTCTCGCGACATTGCTGCCTTGTCCGTGCTTAATCCTGACCAAATCATGATTTGGGGCCAGTCCAAGGATCTGGGAGTCTGTAAGGCACG AAAGAAGAATGGAGAGCCCTGCACATCCTTTGTGAACAAGAACCAATGTGAATTCTGCGTGTACCATGTGAAGCAAGAATACCGGAAGTTCACTGGTCGTGCTGAACTCCAAGCGTCCTGGGGAGGAGGTCTGAACGAACTCAAAAACAAAGTTCTCGGCAAGAACGAG GTGTTTTACGGTGGAAAAAGTTTCACTGCTGTCAAGTCGAAGCCTAACCGGAAGCAAATCGCGAAGGACAAGACTCGTCTGAGCCAACTATTCAACAAATGTGAGAGTCGCTTTGGGCCTGAGTCTCTGCCGATGGCAAAACCTTCGAGCCAAGTCCAGTCAGCTCGTGTTCAGTTGATGAAAGATGCCGAACGACTGCAAAAGTTGACAGGCTCTCCTGCCACACGGAGTGCACTGACTTTGGAGTAA